A single Sphingobacteriales bacterium DNA region contains:
- a CDS encoding vanadium-dependent haloperoxidase, with amino-acid sequence MKNTLRLPAAFLLGCLLLLNSCKKEMTDITPKHELSDASTYDAKNAIDWVNLFRKIVTTQNINPPRAARVYAYTGITLYESVVDGINNNKSLQGQLKGFNLSSIPVNTDSIDYDIVLNEALMLIAQCDTIIPSLTAGNRDSVNAIHDRILSAKSGLVVDSIITKSKARGMLVANAIKQYAASDNFLTVKTLNYSVPPRDASHLWYWEPTDGAHLNPAEPYWGQMRPFVMDSSAQFEIPQMVAFSTDTSSAFGRQAWEVLTSVGNKTTEQNNTVLWWRDQSGTQTPAGHWMGILQYIIHLKNYKLDKAAELYALVGITTADAFISCWDAKYKYNLLRPETYIKAYMNPGWTTGQGSDITPPFPEYPSGHSVCSGAASKVLTDALGTFSFKDSINVILGYAPRSFTSFFAAADEAALSRLYGGIHFREAIENGIQQGRNVGQKVTNRLHFR; translated from the coding sequence ATGAAGAACACACTCCGTCTTCCCGCAGCCTTTCTGCTGGGCTGTTTGTTGTTATTGAACAGTTGTAAGAAAGAAATGACGGACATTACTCCGAAACATGAACTTTCCGATGCGTCGACATATGATGCCAAAAATGCCATTGACTGGGTTAACCTTTTCAGAAAAATTGTAACCACACAAAACATCAACCCGCCACGAGCGGCCAGGGTGTATGCGTATACCGGCATAACACTGTATGAGAGTGTGGTAGACGGTATCAATAACAACAAGTCCTTACAAGGTCAGTTAAAGGGGTTTAACCTAAGTTCCATTCCTGTCAATACGGATTCCATAGATTATGATATTGTATTGAATGAGGCATTGATGTTGATTGCACAATGCGATACCATCATTCCATCTCTAACGGCGGGGAACAGAGATTCCGTTAATGCCATACACGACAGGATCCTTTCAGCCAAGAGTGGTCTTGTTGTAGATTCTATTATTACCAAATCCAAGGCGAGAGGTATGTTGGTGGCAAATGCCATCAAGCAATATGCCGCGTCTGATAATTTTCTGACGGTAAAAACACTGAATTATTCTGTCCCACCGCGAGATGCAAGTCATCTTTGGTACTGGGAACCGACGGATGGTGCACATCTTAATCCCGCTGAGCCATATTGGGGACAAATGCGCCCTTTTGTGATGGATTCATCCGCACAGTTTGAGATTCCGCAGATGGTGGCATTCTCGACAGATACCAGCTCTGCCTTCGGCAGGCAAGCCTGGGAGGTTTTAACAAGTGTCGGCAATAAGACAACGGAACAAAACAATACGGTGCTGTGGTGGCGCGACCAAAGTGGTACACAAACTCCGGCAGGACACTGGATGGGCATTCTCCAGTATATCATCCATCTGAAGAATTACAAGCTTGATAAAGCGGCTGAACTATACGCTTTGGTTGGCATAACCACCGCTGACGCTTTTATTTCCTGCTGGGATGCTAAATACAAATACAATCTGCTGAGGCCTGAAACGTATATCAAAGCCTATATGAATCCCGGATGGACTACGGGACAGGGAAGCGATATTACACCACCGTTTCCGGAATATCCATCCGGGCACAGCGTTTGTTCGGGTGCAGCTTCAAAAGTGCTGACGGATGCATTAGGTACCTTTTCTTTTAAAGACAGCATCAATGTCATTTTGGGATATGCACCAAGAAGTTTTACGTCTTTTTTTGCTGCTGCTGATGAGGCAGCCTTATCCCGGCTATATGGCGGGATTCATTTTAGGGAAGCCATAGAGAATGGTATTCAACAGGGACGAAATGTCGGTCAGAAAGTTACGAACAGACTACATTTCAGATAA
- a CDS encoding peptidase C1 has protein sequence MPIRMTDDQDQHQDYVPNNDGGGGGNRGSGGLPGGGCLTSILPVLLNLIFKRPLIGIPLLLIAGYFVFNSGLLGNLDTEKNASSLQTGASLKEAVYDKAEVAAALSEYEKNPLPEFVSLEKFAPQRLDQGEQGSCVGWGSSYAARTILESSSTGQNPDEIAMSPSFVYNQIGFENCQGAYILNACKVMQQVGCVPKKNFEYTDQSCQRKPDDQLFRFAEDFKIRGYERLSKDGDDYTTDFFAIKQYLAKGAPVICGMMVGGGFMQDMYSQKVWHPTQDDYSMEGFGGHCMCIIGYDDRLEGGAFQIMNSWGSQWGENGIAWIRYKDFMHFNKEAYALQPLPKRGDMAVRKLECTIGLVDNSNKQYIKLKNNGNLFSTIQPIAKGTRFKVEIQNSVECYIYIFGEETDGSSYVLFPYTPKHTAFCGITGYRLFPKNQSLEADNVGSRDRIAIVVSKDPLDYNKLNEAINSAQGDYRTKVMDALGDAAVSNVRYNSVNGTIGFLSTSGNNQAVASIIEMDKN, from the coding sequence ATGCCTATACGAATGACCGATGACCAGGACCAGCACCAGGATTATGTTCCCAATAATGACGGAGGTGGAGGAGGCAATCGTGGTAGCGGTGGTTTGCCGGGTGGCGGTTGTTTAACGTCTATCTTGCCTGTCTTGCTCAATCTGATATTTAAACGCCCGCTTATCGGAATTCCATTATTACTTATTGCAGGATATTTTGTCTTTAACAGCGGGTTACTGGGTAATCTGGATACGGAAAAAAATGCTTCTTCATTACAAACAGGTGCAAGCCTGAAAGAAGCAGTGTATGATAAAGCCGAAGTGGCAGCTGCTCTTTCCGAATATGAGAAAAATCCATTGCCGGAGTTTGTCAGTCTGGAAAAATTTGCACCGCAACGCTTAGATCAGGGTGAGCAGGGTTCTTGTGTCGGATGGGGAAGCAGCTATGCCGCACGCACTATTCTGGAGTCTTCGTCCACCGGACAGAATCCGGATGAGATTGCCATGAGCCCCTCTTTTGTGTACAATCAAATCGGATTTGAAAACTGTCAGGGTGCCTATATCCTCAATGCCTGTAAGGTGATGCAGCAGGTAGGGTGTGTACCGAAGAAGAATTTTGAATACACCGACCAAAGCTGTCAGCGTAAACCGGATGATCAGTTATTCCGGTTTGCAGAAGATTTTAAAATCAGGGGATATGAACGCCTTTCCAAAGATGGCGATGATTACACAACGGATTTCTTTGCCATCAAACAATACCTCGCAAAAGGAGCACCTGTCATTTGCGGGATGATGGTGGGGGGTGGTTTTATGCAGGATATGTACAGTCAGAAGGTATGGCATCCAACTCAGGATGATTACAGCATGGAAGGCTTTGGCGGTCACTGCATGTGCATTATCGGTTATGATGACAGGCTGGAAGGCGGTGCATTTCAGATTATGAACAGCTGGGGTTCGCAGTGGGGAGAGAATGGTATCGCCTGGATCCGGTATAAAGACTTTATGCACTTTAATAAAGAAGCATACGCCTTGCAGCCTTTACCAAAAAGGGGCGATATGGCTGTCCGGAAACTGGAATGTACCATCGGATTGGTGGATAATTCCAATAAGCAATATATAAAACTGAAGAATAACGGCAACCTGTTCTCAACGATACAGCCTATCGCAAAGGGCACGAGGTTTAAGGTGGAAATTCAAAACTCCGTAGAATGTTACATCTATATTTTTGGTGAAGAAACGGACGGAAGCAGTTATGTATTGTTTCCGTACACCCCTAAACATACTGCTTTCTGCGGCATTACAGGTTATCGCCTTTTTCCAAAAAATCAAAGTCTGGAAGCGGATAATGTAGGCAGCAGAGACAGGATAGCCATAGTGGTAAGCAAAGACCCATTGGATTATAATAAACTGAACGAAGCCATAAACTCAGCGCAGGGAGATTACAGAACGAAAGTGATGGACGCATTAGGTGATGCAGCTGTATCAAATGTGCGCTATAATTCTGTCAACGGAACCATCGGCTTTCTGTCAACCAGTGGAAACAATCAGGCTGTTGCAAGCATTATAGAGATGGATAAAAATTAA
- a CDS encoding SOS response-associated peptidase, with product MCFYTKQTKQATELENRFRAKVDDMAVFRTTDYYNGFTYPKTPVITNSKPEIIQHLNWGLIPSWAKDESFRQNTLNARIETLTEKPSFRDVVHNRCLVIADGFYEWQWLTASGSRKQKYLITLPDNGLIAFAGLYSNWTNKQTGEILQTYTIITTEANPFMSEIHNHGKRMPFILKPEQEPAWLRGVNVEAEQDIELVAIPETPQPLLFF from the coding sequence ATGTGTTTCTATACCAAACAAACCAAACAGGCTACTGAATTAGAGAACCGATTCCGGGCAAAGGTGGATGATATGGCAGTTTTTAGAACAACTGACTACTATAATGGTTTTACTTATCCAAAAACACCAGTAATAACCAATTCAAAACCGGAAATCATTCAGCACTTGAACTGGGGGTTAATTCCATCCTGGGCAAAAGATGAAAGCTTCCGACAAAATACACTCAATGCCCGAATAGAAACCTTAACGGAAAAACCCTCTTTCAGAGATGTAGTGCATAACAGATGTTTGGTAATTGCGGACGGGTTTTATGAATGGCAGTGGTTGACAGCCAGTGGTAGCAGAAAACAAAAATACCTTATTACCTTGCCGGATAACGGACTTATTGCATTTGCAGGGTTGTATTCCAACTGGACAAATAAGCAGACAGGAGAAATCCTGCAAACTTATACCATCATTACTACGGAAGCAAACCCTTTCATGTCTGAAATACATAACCACGGAAAAAGAATGCCATTTATTTTAAAACCGGAACAGGAGCCTGCATGGCTAAGAGGGGTAAACGTAGAAGCAGAACAGGATATTGAATTAGTGGCAATACCCGAAACACCCCAACCTTTACTCTTTTTTTGA
- a CDS encoding sugar kinase, with translation MSLLVVGTVAFDAIETPFGKVDRITGGSGNYICQSAGHFTHDMQLVSVIGDDFDKDELAYLQSIGTDIEGIQVKEGEKSFFWSGRYHMDLNRRDTLVTDLNVLASFDPILPDKYKKSEFLILGNIDPSLQAKVISQMQERPKLIAMDTMNFWMDIALEPLMTVLKMVDLLIVNEEEARQLSKEHSLVKAAETIRGMGPKFLIIKKGEHGALLFHGNRVFFAPALPLEDVFDPTGAGDTFAGGFMGYLSNTKDLSFENMKRGVIYGSAMASFCVEKFGPQRLKELSRQEIEERVQIFIDLVDFDIILQ, from the coding sequence ATGAGTCTTTTAGTTGTAGGTACGGTTGCTTTTGATGCCATAGAAACGCCCTTCGGCAAGGTAGACAGGATAACAGGTGGTTCCGGTAATTATATTTGTCAATCGGCAGGGCATTTTACACATGATATGCAGCTGGTAAGCGTCATAGGGGATGACTTTGACAAGGACGAACTGGCTTATCTTCAATCCATTGGAACAGATATCGAAGGCATTCAGGTGAAGGAAGGCGAAAAGTCCTTCTTCTGGAGCGGGAGATACCATATGGACCTGAACCGCAGAGACACCTTAGTAACCGACCTGAATGTTCTGGCAAGCTTTGACCCCATCTTACCCGATAAATACAAAAAATCCGAATTCCTGATTTTAGGAAATATAGACCCGTCTTTACAGGCAAAAGTCATCAGTCAGATGCAGGAACGCCCAAAGCTGATTGCCATGGACACCATGAACTTCTGGATGGATATCGCGTTGGAGCCCCTGATGACCGTTTTAAAGATGGTGGATTTGCTGATTGTCAACGAAGAAGAGGCTCGGCAGTTGAGCAAAGAACACTCGCTGGTAAAAGCGGCGGAAACCATTCGCGGCATGGGTCCTAAATTCCTGATCATCAAGAAAGGGGAACACGGAGCACTGTTATTTCATGGAAATCGTGTATTCTTTGCGCCTGCGTTGCCATTAGAAGATGTATTTGACCCAACCGGTGCAGGCGATACCTTTGCCGGCGGCTTTATGGGGTATTTATCGAATACCAAGGACCTTTCTTTTGAAAACATGAAACGCGGGGTTATTTACGGCTCTGCCATGGCTAGTTTTTGCGTGGAAAAGTTCGGCCCGCAACGACTGAAAGAATTATCCCGTCAGGAAATCGAAGAAAGGGTGCAGATTTTCATTGATTTAGTCGATTTTGATATTATCTTGCAATAA
- the umuD gene encoding translesion error-prone DNA polymerase V autoproteolytic subunit, whose product MPKDIEILKPSTGTETTLPFVGGISAGFPSPADDFLETGIDLNKELIKHPASTFVGRVKSDSLRDLHIVKGDLLVIDKSLEPKNGKIAVCYLDGEFTAKRIKIEKDCIWLLPANENYKPIKVTADNDFIIWGIVTKVIKDF is encoded by the coding sequence ATGCCAAAGGATATAGAGATACTTAAACCCTCCACAGGTACAGAAACCACTTTGCCGTTTGTAGGGGGTATTAGCGCCGGGTTTCCATCCCCTGCCGATGATTTTTTGGAAACTGGCATTGACTTAAACAAAGAACTGATTAAACACCCTGCCTCTACTTTTGTAGGGAGGGTAAAAAGCGATTCACTTAGAGATTTGCATATCGTAAAGGGTGACTTACTTGTCATTGATAAGAGCTTAGAACCCAAAAACGGTAAAATCGCCGTTTGTTATTTAGACGGGGAATTTACCGCCAAAAGGATAAAGATTGAAAAGGACTGTATTTGGTTGTTGCCTGCTAATGAAAATTACAAGCCTATCAAAGTAACCGCTGATAATGATTTCATCATTTGGGGAATAGTAACAAAAGTAATTAAGGATTTCTGA
- a CDS encoding T9SS type A sorting domain-containing protein, whose product MKVKSILGLLMILVVFRASVFSQQAVVSAGGNAGGSGGSVSYSVGQVAYSNMSGTNGSVNQGVQQPYEFFLTGIKDNKNFVLEMVVYPNPAHAIVNLRIENRESLQGLTYLLFDVKGMLLQKKNIVDKITEIPMSDLAAANYLLSVTNSKSEVLQIFKIIKH is encoded by the coding sequence ATGAAAGTTAAATCAATTTTAGGATTATTAATGATATTGGTCGTGTTTCGGGCAAGTGTCTTTTCTCAGCAGGCGGTGGTAAGTGCAGGTGGAAATGCCGGCGGCAGCGGAGGTTCTGTCAGTTATTCCGTAGGACAGGTAGCTTATTCAAACATGAGCGGAACGAATGGAAGCGTAAATCAGGGGGTACAGCAACCCTACGAGTTTTTTCTGACTGGAATTAAGGATAATAAAAACTTCGTGCTGGAGATGGTCGTATATCCTAACCCAGCGCACGCTATTGTAAATCTGAGAATAGAAAATAGGGAAAGCCTGCAGGGGTTAACCTATCTGTTGTTTGACGTCAAAGGAATGTTGTTACAGAAGAAAAATATTGTCGACAAGATTACGGAAATACCCATGTCTGATCTGGCGGCAGCAAATTATCTGTTAAGTGTCACCAACAGTAAGAGTGAGGTATTGCAAATCTTTAAAATAATTAAACACTAG
- a CDS encoding saccharopine dehydrogenase NADP-binding domain-containing protein — protein sequence MSFLIYGASGYTGRITVEQAVKKGLKPTLAGRTESKIKPVAEEFGLEYEIFGLDDIDTVARHLSRFPVVLNCAGPFSRTANPMVKACLQAGTHYLDITGEIEVFERVKSFHRKAVEKNVILMSGVGFDVVPTDCMAKYLHEKMPDATHLELVWVGLGGSISHGTMTTMVEGLGRSGAIRENGKIVAQPTGMEGKTVDFEGKQHFVMTIPWGDVSTAYHTTGIPNIKVFTGVPKSSYNVMKLQFLFNPLVRIGFVKKKIQEYVDRNITGPTAEQREKGKSMVYGKVTNAKGDTAEARLRTAEGYKLTAEMSVIIAQKIMEDKSLKPGYHTPAELFGHRLVLEMPGSAYY from the coding sequence ATGTCATTTTTAATTTACGGTGCCAGCGGATATACAGGCAGGATTACGGTGGAACAGGCTGTAAAGAAAGGCCTAAAACCTACCCTTGCAGGCAGGACGGAAAGTAAGATAAAACCTGTTGCGGAAGAATTCGGATTGGAGTATGAAATCTTTGGATTGGATGACATAGATACCGTTGCCAGACATCTTTCCAGATTTCCGGTTGTATTAAACTGCGCCGGCCCATTCAGCAGAACGGCCAACCCAATGGTGAAGGCCTGCCTGCAGGCAGGTACACACTATCTGGATATCACCGGCGAAATTGAAGTTTTTGAACGGGTCAAATCCTTTCATCGTAAAGCAGTGGAAAAAAATGTCATTCTGATGTCAGGGGTTGGATTTGATGTGGTGCCAACTGATTGTATGGCGAAATACCTGCATGAAAAAATGCCGGATGCCACACACCTGGAATTGGTTTGGGTAGGTTTGGGTGGCAGTATTTCCCATGGCACCATGACTACAATGGTGGAAGGACTCGGAAGATCCGGTGCCATCCGGGAGAATGGAAAGATAGTGGCACAGCCTACCGGGATGGAAGGAAAGACGGTTGATTTTGAAGGTAAGCAGCATTTTGTGATGACCATTCCCTGGGGAGATGTATCTACAGCATATCACACGACAGGCATCCCGAATATCAAGGTATTTACGGGCGTCCCGAAAAGCAGCTACAATGTAATGAAACTGCAGTTTCTGTTTAACCCTCTTGTACGGATAGGCTTTGTGAAAAAGAAAATTCAGGAATATGTAGACAGGAATATTACCGGGCCGACAGCGGAACAGCGGGAAAAGGGAAAATCCATGGTATATGGAAAAGTGACCAATGCAAAAGGCGATACGGCGGAGGCCCGTTTAAGAACCGCGGAAGGATACAAACTGACGGCAGAAATGTCTGTGATTATTGCGCAAAAAATAATGGAAGATAAGTCTCTGAAACCGGGCTATCATACACCGGCAGAATTATTCGGCCATCGGTTAGTGCTGGAAATGCCCGGCTCGGCTTATTATTAA
- a CDS encoding collagen-like protein produces the protein MNKLITILAGVLLYMSSFAQAPNKMSYQCVIRNAGSTLVTNTGVSIRISILQDSESGTAVYTETHSVTTNVNGLATLQIGTGTPVSGTFAAVNWAAGPYFIKTETDPTGGTNYTITGTSELASVPYALYAANSTPGPKGDKGDQGEQGIQGIPGPKGDSGAQGPIGNLTPGDEIGNMLFWDGVKWVNVPNGMDGDILTFCGGKPKWTRHGICSPFYIGQFYQGGIVFYIDSTGEHGLIAAPIDQGTAPWGCEGTLVGTQRGYGTGAQNTIAIETVCTTAGTAADICANLVLNGYDDWYLPSAVELHLLYLNQDHVGGFYNGERHYYSSSEYDNMDALDEVFIWPWDSRHNTRKAELGGVRAIRSF, from the coding sequence ATGAACAAACTAATTACCATTTTGGCAGGCGTACTTCTGTATATGAGTTCGTTTGCCCAGGCTCCAAATAAAATGAGCTATCAGTGTGTCATCCGGAATGCGGGAAGTACATTGGTAACCAATACAGGTGTCAGCATCAGGATTAGCATTTTACAAGACTCTGAAAGCGGAACGGCTGTATACACAGAAACGCACAGCGTAACGACCAATGTCAATGGATTGGCAACATTACAAATCGGTACGGGAACACCTGTTAGCGGGACTTTTGCTGCCGTGAATTGGGCGGCGGGTCCTTATTTTATCAAAACAGAAACCGACCCGACAGGTGGTACTAATTATACCATCACAGGAACAAGTGAGTTGGCAAGTGTACCTTATGCATTGTATGCCGCCAATTCTACGCCTGGCCCTAAAGGGGATAAAGGCGATCAGGGGGAACAAGGTATTCAGGGAATCCCGGGCCCGAAAGGAGATTCCGGTGCACAAGGACCAATTGGCAATTTAACTCCCGGTGACGAGATTGGCAATATGTTGTTCTGGGATGGAGTAAAATGGGTAAATGTTCCCAATGGCATGGATGGTGATATCTTGACATTTTGCGGCGGGAAGCCAAAATGGACACGGCATGGCATATGCTCTCCGTTTTACATCGGACAGTTTTATCAGGGAGGAATAGTATTTTATATCGATTCTACCGGGGAGCATGGTTTAATTGCTGCACCGATTGATCAGGGTACTGCACCCTGGGGATGTGAGGGTACATTGGTAGGCACACAACGAGGCTATGGAACAGGGGCACAAAATACCATTGCGATAGAAACAGTTTGCACCACAGCCGGAACGGCTGCTGATATCTGTGCCAATCTGGTACTGAATGGATATGATGACTGGTATTTACCAAGTGCTGTAGAGTTGCACTTATTATATTTAAATCAAGATCATGTTGGAGGGTTTTATAATGGAGAAAGGCATTATTATTCTTCCAGTGAATATGATAATATGGATGCTTTAGATGAAGTGTTTATCTGGCCGTGGGATAGCCGTCATAATACCCGCAAGGCAGAGTTAGGAGGTGTTCGTGCCATCCGGTCTTTCTAA
- a CDS encoding tetratricopeptide repeat protein: MKNIVVYACLFLIQTAVLAQNKMIDSLKTALETEKTDTVRVDILCLLGQEYEQYRPDTAMLYAQQAYKMSAKLKYADGISRAANGIGNVYMLIGNYPKALEYFIQKLKIEEMRNNPDKLAVVLMNIAGVYHMQQEEEKALEYQTKADSIIDAAKIDYLKIYSLLNLGDMYEKSGKLKAALQSTEKAYTLALKENNVGLIGSILNNLGNIYAKLDDTLLAVRQYKAALPYLEQTQNEDVMAETTLGLAKQYLLLSISDSAAYYGMQSYEICRKNGFLSRQLTASIFLKDYYKNNGDVKNAFVYQEEILVLKDSIFSKERIAKAQAISLEEDLRQKEMAEKKLEEEHERKVKLQYLTIGILLPILFFLTLYLSNKKIKPKIIEFLGVVSLLLSFEYIMLLLHPLIVTVTNHEPIYQLMIFALIASVLTPAHHRIEKWLLKKLTLKEKISVINFRIQ; encoded by the coding sequence ATGAAAAACATAGTAGTATATGCCTGCCTGTTCCTGATTCAAACTGCCGTGTTGGCTCAGAATAAAATGATAGACAGTTTGAAGACAGCTTTGGAAACCGAAAAGACAGATACCGTACGGGTGGATATCTTGTGTCTGTTGGGTCAGGAATATGAACAATATCGCCCGGATACGGCCATGCTCTATGCCCAGCAGGCCTACAAGATGTCGGCTAAATTAAAGTACGCGGATGGCATCTCGAGGGCTGCCAACGGAATTGGGAATGTATATATGCTGATTGGTAACTATCCGAAAGCGCTGGAATATTTCATCCAAAAACTGAAGATTGAAGAAATGAGAAATAACCCTGATAAGCTGGCGGTTGTGCTTATGAATATTGCCGGTGTCTATCACATGCAGCAGGAAGAAGAAAAAGCACTGGAATATCAGACGAAAGCGGATTCTATTATTGATGCCGCAAAGATTGATTATCTTAAAATCTACAGCTTGCTGAATCTCGGCGATATGTACGAGAAATCGGGAAAACTGAAGGCTGCACTTCAATCTACGGAAAAAGCCTATACGCTCGCGCTGAAAGAGAATAACGTAGGTTTAATAGGAAGCATACTCAACAATCTCGGAAATATTTATGCCAAACTGGATGATACCTTGCTGGCCGTTAGACAATACAAAGCGGCACTTCCCTATCTGGAACAAACGCAGAACGAAGATGTCATGGCGGAAACCACACTGGGGCTGGCAAAACAATACCTGCTATTATCAATCAGCGATTCCGCCGCATATTATGGTATGCAATCCTATGAAATCTGCAGGAAGAACGGATTTTTAAGCAGACAACTAACAGCAAGTATCTTCTTGAAAGACTATTATAAAAATAATGGAGATGTAAAAAATGCCTTCGTTTATCAGGAAGAAATCCTGGTATTGAAAGATTCCATTTTCAGTAAGGAAAGAATCGCCAAAGCACAGGCGATATCCCTGGAAGAGGATTTGCGTCAGAAAGAAATGGCTGAGAAGAAACTCGAAGAGGAACATGAAAGAAAGGTGAAACTGCAATACCTGACCATCGGTATTCTGCTTCCCATCTTGTTTTTTTTAACACTGTATCTGAGTAATAAGAAGATTAAACCGAAAATCATTGAATTCTTAGGGGTGGTATCTTTGCTGTTGTCTTTTGAATACATCATGCTGCTGTTACACCCGCTCATTGTAACGGTGACCAACCATGAGCCCATTTATCAGCTGATGATTTTTGCGCTGATTGCATCTGTGCTGACACCTGCTCACCACAGGATAGAAAAATGGCTGCTTAAGAAACTCACCCTGAAAGAAAAAATATCTGTCATCAATTTTCGGATCCAGTAA
- a CDS encoding Y-family DNA polymerase: protein MVALIDCNNFYVSCERVFRPDLNGIPVVVLSNNDGCVISRSNEAKALGIPMGAPAFEYEKIFKEHNIKVFSSNYALYGDMSSRVMSILSEYAPEIEIYSIDEAFLLFDGFENHFDLTALGKEIRKKVLKGTGIPISVGFAPTKALAKIANKISKKFADRTGGVYEMVSETQRIKALKWLPVGDVWGIGRQLTKKLDAINVKSAYEFTQLPEVWVLKNMSVVGLRLYRELNGQNSLELDKPKPKKNIATTRSFDKMYTELEQLNERVLTFAVTCAEKLRRQNSFSNAIMVFVHTNGFRKDLPQYARNIVVQLPFPTNSSIEIGKYALTGLGKIFKKGYNYKKAGVIALDIVPDTPVQITLFENSNPKHKSLMKTIDKINTSYGGGTVKLAGQDLKRTWKMKQEKLSPRYTTNINDIIQIG from the coding sequence ATGGTAGCACTTATAGACTGTAACAACTTTTATGTAAGCTGTGAACGGGTGTTCCGCCCTGATCTAAACGGCATCCCGGTAGTGGTGCTATCCAATAACGACGGGTGCGTAATATCTCGCAGTAATGAGGCAAAGGCGTTAGGTATTCCAATGGGCGCACCTGCTTTTGAATATGAGAAAATATTCAAAGAACATAATATAAAAGTCTTTTCCTCCAATTATGCTTTGTACGGTGATATGAGTAGCCGGGTAATGAGTATCTTATCGGAATACGCACCGGAAATAGAAATTTACAGTATAGATGAAGCCTTTTTGCTGTTTGACGGGTTTGAAAATCATTTTGATTTAACCGCTTTAGGAAAGGAAATCAGAAAGAAAGTTTTAAAAGGTACGGGTATTCCTATTTCAGTAGGATTTGCACCCACTAAGGCACTCGCAAAGATTGCTAACAAGATTTCTAAAAAGTTTGCAGACCGTACCGGGGGTGTATATGAGATGGTAAGTGAAACACAACGGATAAAGGCGTTAAAGTGGTTGCCGGTGGGTGATGTGTGGGGAATTGGCAGACAGCTTACCAAAAAACTGGATGCAATAAATGTAAAGTCCGCTTATGAGTTTACACAATTACCTGAAGTTTGGGTTTTGAAAAATATGTCAGTAGTAGGGTTGCGCTTGTACCGGGAATTAAACGGACAGAATAGTTTAGAACTGGACAAACCAAAACCGAAAAAAAATATTGCCACTACTCGTTCCTTTGATAAGATGTACACCGAATTAGAGCAACTAAACGAACGGGTGCTGACCTTTGCCGTAACGTGTGCGGAAAAATTAAGACGGCAAAATTCATTCAGTAATGCAATAATGGTTTTCGTTCATACGAACGGATTCCGCAAAGACTTACCACAATACGCACGGAATATAGTGGTACAATTACCGTTCCCTACCAATTCCAGTATTGAAATTGGAAAGTATGCCTTAACTGGATTAGGGAAAATATTCAAAAAAGGCTATAATTACAAAAAAGCCGGAGTGATAGCCTTAGACATAGTTCCCGATACTCCGGTACAAATTACCCTGTTTGAAAACAGCAATCCGAAACATAAGAGCCTAATGAAGACCATAGACAAAATAAACACCTCATACGGAGGGGGTACGGTAAAATTAGCAGGTCAGGATTTAAAACGAACGTGGAAAATGAAACAGGAAAAATTAAGTCCACGATATACCACGAACATAAATGATATTATTCAAATAGGCTGA